A region from the Candidatus Electrothrix scaldis genome encodes:
- a CDS encoding virulence protein RhuM/Fic/DOC family protein, which produces MPIPQGEVILYQTEDGQTGIDVQLKDETVWLTQAQMQELFGRERSVLTKHINNVFKEGELDKERVCAKFAHTAADGKTYQVAHYNLDVIISVGYRVKSKRGTQFRIWATTVLKQHLVQGYSLHQQRLAEKGTTEIRQVLDLLSNTLENHNLLSDDGRTVLTLVRDYARTWQLLWQYDEDSLPLPKAGKRTGRVPEIGEVREAIASLRLDLLERGEATEIFGQERGHGLDGILGAVDQSFAGQDLYPSIEEKAAHLLYFVIKDHPFTDGNKRIGSFLFLLFLQSNQHQSLPDDQALVALTLLIASSAPEQKDLLIRLVINMISI; this is translated from the coding sequence ATGCCAATTCCACAAGGCGAAGTTATTTTATACCAGACCGAGGATGGTCAAACCGGAATCGATGTACAATTGAAGGATGAGACAGTTTGGTTGACACAGGCGCAGATGCAAGAGCTGTTTGGCCGGGAAAGGTCTGTCCTGACCAAACACATTAACAATGTGTTTAAAGAAGGCGAACTGGATAAAGAACGAGTATGTGCAAAATTTGCACATACTGCCGCAGACGGAAAAACCTACCAGGTGGCTCACTACAACCTTGATGTCATCATCTCGGTGGGATACCGGGTGAAATCCAAGCGCGGCACCCAATTCCGCATCTGGGCGACCACCGTGCTCAAACAGCATTTGGTTCAGGGCTACTCCTTGCATCAGCAACGGCTGGCGGAAAAAGGTACTACGGAAATCAGGCAGGTCTTGGATTTATTGAGCAACACCTTGGAAAACCACAATCTGCTCAGTGATGACGGCAGAACTGTGCTGACGCTGGTCAGGGACTATGCCCGCACCTGGCAACTGCTCTGGCAGTATGATGAGGATTCCTTGCCTCTTCCCAAAGCCGGAAAAAGAACCGGCAGGGTGCCTGAGATTGGAGAAGTGCGGGAAGCTATCGCCTCCCTGCGCCTGGATTTACTGGAACGAGGTGAGGCCACTGAAATCTTCGGTCAGGAGCGCGGACACGGCCTGGACGGAATTCTCGGAGCTGTGGACCAGAGCTTTGCCGGACAGGATCTCTATCCCAGCATAGAGGAAAAAGCAGCCCACCTGCTCTATTTTGTCATCAAGGATCATCCCTTCACGGACGGCAACAAACGAATCGGCTCCTTTCTTTTTCTCCTGTTCCTGCAGAGCAATCAGCATCAATCGCTCCCTGACGATCAGGCTTTGGTGGCCCTGACTCTGCTTATCGCCTCCAGCGCACCGGAGCAAAAAGACCTGCTTATCCGCTTAGTGATTAATATGATAAGCATCTGA